The genomic region GAGGAGCCCCTCCGCTCCGCTCGCGCGAAGGTGAACCGCTGGCTTCTCGAGGCCTTCGAAGGAGAGGTTTTCCTGGGCCTCGGCACGGCCAACGTCACCGGGGCCCAGTTCAGCCAGGGGCGGATGCAGGAGGCCTGGGACCAAGCCGCCCGGTCTTTGGAGCGCGACCGCCGGACCCGCTTCCGCGAGCATCTGTCCCCGGAGTTCTTCGCTCCCCGGACCGATTTCAACCCGGTCAGGAGCTGCGAGGTCTGCGGGACCCGCAATATTGCGCCGGACAGGAGCCGCTGCGATGCCTGCAACATGCTTCAGGAGCTGGGCGGCCGTCTCAAAACCGCCGAGGCCATCCTCACGGTCTGGGGCGATTCGGGCTGTGTGACGGGGGTCGCCAAACGGCTCGGTGTCCAGGAAAGCGCCGTGGTCTCTTTCGATGGTTTGGGTGCGGGGCTGATCGTTCTGACCGATAAGCAGATTCCCTCGCTCAAACGGCTGGAGGCATTCGACGGCGAGTGCGCTTTCCTGAATCAGGCCGGCGAGAGGCCATTGGCTGCCCTGAGCCTTCCTCCCTGCAGCCTGGGGGCGCTCTACCTGGGGAGGTGGGGCGCGGAGCAGGGCGAGTTCCCGGATTTCGAGGACTTCGCCGATCAATCCCAAGGCCTCAGGCGGCTCGGCGTCTTGCGGATGGACGTCGACAACCTCGGCGCCGTCTTCATCGAGGGCCTCCGATTTCCGGAGCGCTCGCCTGTAACTGTGGACGGGAATGTCAAGGAGGGCTGGGGGGATGTCGTCCTGGACAAGGAGACCGGAGCGGCCGCCCGCAAGCCCATGGCCTCCATTTCGCGGATGGTCACCCTCTCACGGCAGTTGAATCACTTTTTCTCCGGGTACGTGCCGCGTCTGCTCGAGGAGGAGCCGTTCAGGCAGTGCCGCGTCGTCTACGCAGGCGGCGACGATCTCTTCATCATCGGGTCCTGGCACCAGCTGCCGGATCTGGCCCAGCGGATCCACGACGATTTCAGGACCTTCTGCTGCGGGAACCCGGACCTTTCCATCTCGGGCGGAATCACGCTCCAGCGCGGGAAGTTCCCCATCTACAAGGGGGCCCTCATGGCCGGCAAGGCGGAAGAAAAGGCCAAGACGGTCCGGAGTTCCTGGGCCGGGGACGGCGATCTTCTCCACAAGGACGGCTTCTGCTTCCTGGACGTGGCCGTTCCGTGGGAGGACGTGACGGGCGCCCGTGAGATTCGCTCCTGGCTGGAGGCGGACATCGCCCCTCCCGGCGGGAAGCCCGGGGACAGAGGACTTCTTTCCTTTCTCATGCGCACGGCCGAGGTCAACCGCGGACTCGTCGGCAGGTTGATGCTGCGCCGCGGCTTGAAGGAGCCCGAGGCCTGGCGCATGATCGCCTACGAGGCCTGGAGATGGCGCACCGCCTACCAGTTGAAGCGCCGCTATGGGAAGGATGAAGGCGGCATGATCACCCGCTGGGCCGAGAAGCTTTTCCCCACTGAACAAAAAGGCGCCGGGCCGGTCCTGCCTGTTTACACCTGGCTGGAACTGCCCCTGCGTTGGGCTGATTATTTGCATCGGAAAGGAGATAAATCATGAGTGCCTGTGAGTTCGAGAAAGAGATCGATGCCATCATCGTTCAAGGCGATCCGAAGACGCTCGTCCGGGTGGCCGAGCAGATCGCCGGCCGGATGACCCCCAAGCGCCGGGACGGCCGGGTGGATGAGGGGTCTTCGGTCACGACGTCCCAGATCCGGAACATCTATGGGACCTCTAAGACCATACAGATGAAGCTCAAGAAGGACAACATCGCAGAGATGTTCGGCCGCCTGGTGCTGCTCAAACCTAAAATGGCCTATGCCGACGGCAGGGTCAACAAGGGGTCTTCTCAAGACCGGGCCAAGGTGCCCGGTTTCAAGACGCTTGTCGAATGCCTTTCCCATGCCATCGATCTTGCCGACGGCCGCGAGGAAAGAATGAAGCGATTTTTCGATTTTTTTGAGGCGATTCTCGCATACCACAAGGCGGAGGGAGGGAAATAATCATGAGCGACGCCACCCAGTTCGAATTCAAGACCCGGCTCTTCGTTTCCGGGACGATCACGGCCCTCACCGGGCTGCACATCGGCGGAAACTCGACCGAAATGGCCATCGGCGGCGCGGATCAGATCGTCGTCCGCGACCCGTTGACGAACCACCCTTACATCCCCGGCTCCTCGCTGCGCGGGAAGATGCGCAGCTTATTCGAGCGGATGCGCGGGGAGATGACCGTCAAACTCGACAAGAGCGAGAAGCGGGAGGTCACACGCCTGGAAGAACTCGGTCCGCATCTCGCCTCGGGGGCCAAGCTGAAATCGGCCGGACCCGCCTCCGATTCCGGGCAGGCATCCGCAAAACTCTTCGGCGTCCCCATCGACCGTCAGCCGAAGGAGGGCGCATTCATCCCCCAGCGCCTGGTGGTGCGTGATGCCATGCTGTTGAATGCGGATCTGCTCGAGGAGGCGCGCAACACCGACATGCCGCTTACCGAGGTCAAGACCGAAGTGGCCATCGACCGGATCACGAGCCAGGCAAACCCGCGGCAGATCGAACGCGTCCCGGCGGGCGCGGCCTTCGGTTTCAGCTTCGTCCTCAACCTTTACGGGAAGGACTCGGAGCAGGAGTACCTGGGGTGGCTCTTCGAGTGCATGCAGCTTCTCCAGGACGATTACCTCGGCGGCCACGGGAGCCGGGGCTACGGCCGGGTGCAGTTCGATGTCGCGTCGGTGACGGCCAAGACGGCCCGTCACTACCGCGAGAACCTCGAACCCGAGGCGCTGGAGGTCCAGGTGCCGGAGGCGCTCAGGCGCCCGTAGGCGGAGGGGAGTATGAAGCTCTTCAGATTGAAGTTTCGTTCGGCCCTGCACGTCGATTCGCGGGGCTCCGGGGAGCCGGAGAGCGCCGAGGAGTTCGTCCGATCGGACACCCTGTCGGTCGCCCTCGCGCTGGCCTGGGCGGCGCTGTTTCCCGAAGATGCCCCGGGGGTATTCTCGGACCCGCCGTTCAAGGTGAGTTCTGCCTTCCCCTATGCAGGATCGACGCTGCTTTTTCCGGTGCCGGCATGGAATATTTGGCGGCAGACGGCCAGGCTGCAGCCGCACGGACCCAAAAACGCGCATGACGCCGAGGCGAGATCCCTCCAGATCCGTAAGGATTTGAAGAAGGTGCGGTGGCTCTCGCGCCCTCTCTTCGAACAGGTGCTGCAAGGCGGACGGATCGACTGGGAGGAGATGGAACTCCTTCCCGGCGGAATCGCCGTCTCCAACACGGAGCTGCACGGCACCGAACTTCTTGGCAGCGGTGCGGCACCCTGGGTGCTGAGCGAGAGGCAGCGCGTGAGTGTAGACCGCCTGGGGATTCCAGGCGGGGAGGGGCTTTTCTTCTTCGCCCTCCAGTTTTTTGCGCCGGACGCAGGGCTTTTCTTCATGGCGGATGCTGCCAAAGGGCAAGATGCCCGCCTTCGAGCCGCCCTGAACTTTTTGGGTGATCAAGGGCTCGGGGCGGATCGGAGCAGCGGCCTGGGATCGTTCGAGGTGCGCAGCGAGGAGGAATTCGAGCCTTTCGCAGCGGCCGGGAAGGGGTGGGTCACCATGTCTCTCTACAACCCTGATCCCAAAGAGGATCTCCAGGGCTTGACCGTGAAAACCGCCTACGGATTGACCACGCGCTCGGGCTGGATCCATCAGTCCACCCTCGGCAGGCCTCCGATCCG from Desulfatiglans anilini DSM 4660 harbors:
- the cas10 gene encoding type III-A CRISPR-associated protein Cas10/Csm1, with amino-acid sequence MQEEKQGLIVLAALLHDTGKLFERGPVPKLGDVLKENEYLSMCREDGKGYHTHLHSAYTRAFCDWLEDKFSCLKASAHKDWKIWCAAHHRNDESGLEATVVRIADRLSSSEREEGQYYVRKVHQRTLLEPVLERVFLGRNEKTFTTLRYPLRCLTADRDGLFPLSASELSLVEGKAPGGGVQRPSEWAHLLSEQPMEAEYRALGGALLADLKALAEQRPEISLFHLLETLFMLLERYTANVPAATNVRHPDISLFDHLRTTAAIAQALLLEHAGREVPREGIQTKDDPKWLLVCGDFSGIQRFIYNLTNKGAAKGLRGRSFYVQYFCRLAADFILRELGMTRAGLLYNSGGKFYLLIPARLEEPLRSARAKVNRWLLEAFEGEVFLGLGTANVTGAQFSQGRMQEAWDQAARSLERDRRTRFREHLSPEFFAPRTDFNPVRSCEVCGTRNIAPDRSRCDACNMLQELGGRLKTAEAILTVWGDSGCVTGVAKRLGVQESAVVSFDGLGAGLIVLTDKQIPSLKRLEAFDGECAFLNQAGERPLAALSLPPCSLGALYLGRWGAEQGEFPDFEDFADQSQGLRRLGVLRMDVDNLGAVFIEGLRFPERSPVTVDGNVKEGWGDVVLDKETGAAARKPMASISRMVTLSRQLNHFFSGYVPRLLEEEPFRQCRVVYAGGDDLFIIGSWHQLPDLAQRIHDDFRTFCCGNPDLSISGGITLQRGKFPIYKGALMAGKAEEKAKTVRSSWAGDGDLLHKDGFCFLDVAVPWEDVTGAREIRSWLEADIAPPGGKPGDRGLLSFLMRTAEVNRGLVGRLMLRRGLKEPEAWRMIAYEAWRWRTAYQLKRRYGKDEGGMITRWAEKLFPTEQKGAGPVLPVYTWLELPLRWADYLHRKGDKS
- the csm2 gene encoding type III-A CRISPR-associated protein Csm2, which translates into the protein MSACEFEKEIDAIIVQGDPKTLVRVAEQIAGRMTPKRRDGRVDEGSSVTTSQIRNIYGTSKTIQMKLKKDNIAEMFGRLVLLKPKMAYADGRVNKGSSQDRAKVPGFKTLVECLSHAIDLADGREERMKRFFDFFEAILAYHKAEGGK
- the csm3 gene encoding type III-A CRISPR-associated RAMP protein Csm3, with amino-acid sequence MSDATQFEFKTRLFVSGTITALTGLHIGGNSTEMAIGGADQIVVRDPLTNHPYIPGSSLRGKMRSLFERMRGEMTVKLDKSEKREVTRLEELGPHLASGAKLKSAGPASDSGQASAKLFGVPIDRQPKEGAFIPQRLVVRDAMLLNADLLEEARNTDMPLTEVKTEVAIDRITSQANPRQIERVPAGAAFGFSFVLNLYGKDSEQEYLGWLFECMQLLQDDYLGGHGSRGYGRVQFDVASVTAKTARHYRENLEPEALEVQVPEALRRP
- the csm4 gene encoding type III-A CRISPR-associated RAMP protein Csm4, with protein sequence MKLFRLKFRSALHVDSRGSGEPESAEEFVRSDTLSVALALAWAALFPEDAPGVFSDPPFKVSSAFPYAGSTLLFPVPAWNIWRQTARLQPHGPKNAHDAEARSLQIRKDLKKVRWLSRPLFEQVLQGGRIDWEEMELLPGGIAVSNTELHGTELLGSGAAPWVLSERQRVSVDRLGIPGGEGLFFFALQFFAPDAGLFFMADAAKGQDARLRAALNFLGDQGLGADRSSGLGSFEVRSEEEFEPFAAAGKGWVTMSLYNPDPKEDLQGLTVKTAYGLTTRSGWIHQSTLGRPPIRAFTEGSYFSLRPEGRIVPMLGQTLITELRQTLNLRIGHSAPRDFRAFAVPCSEPPELMEAAS